A part of Ptychodera flava strain L36383 chromosome 11, AS_Pfla_20210202, whole genome shotgun sequence genomic DNA contains:
- the LOC139143596 gene encoding type II iodothyronine deiodinase-like produces MRAILVSGLLKKLYEDFKDRVDIYMVYVIEAHPEGSQNQLGPHYSKCKQHQGIEDRIDAAKMLVEIDREHETFTRDIKDASKVRIVLDNMDNDFHKSFDVFPDRVVVIEDKKLAYHGRRIDEQLSDNVLIADELRAWFERRFSVNK; encoded by the exons ATGAGG GCCATTCTTGTTAGTGGTCTGCTGAAGAAACTGTATGAAGACTTTAAAGATAGAGTGGACATATACATGGTCTATGTGATTGAGGCTCACCCGGAAGGTTCACAAAACCAGCTTGGCCCACATTACAGTAAATGTAAGCAACACCAAGGAATAGAAGACAGAATTGATGCAGCGAA GATGTTGGTTGAAATTGATCGTGAACATGAGACTTTTACCAGAGACATCAAGGACGCCTCAAAAGTCCGCATCGTTCTTGATAATATGGACAATGATTTCCACAAGAGTTTCGATGTTTTCCCAGACAGAGTTGTTGTGATCGAAGACAAAAAATTGGCATACCATGGACGTCGTATAGATGAACAGTTATCTGACAATGTGCTGATAGCCGATGAGCTCCGTGCCTGGTTCGAAAGACGGTTCTCTGTCAACAAGTAA